A single genomic interval of Mariprofundus sp. NF harbors:
- a CDS encoding phosphatidylglycerophosphatase A: MAEARSIHHWLAAGLGSGWLPKAPGTWGSLASLLPAWLIIEQFGVLTLLTGSLLLLLIGCWNCYVVLPTLKDKDPGWIVIDEWAGQWLALALILLLLNISLLSAICLAFIAFRGFDILKPWPISRIETMGPPWWSIMADDIAAGLIGAAVVIAGCLMLGLL, translated from the coding sequence TTGGCTGAGGCGCGATCCATACACCACTGGCTGGCCGCCGGTTTAGGGAGTGGCTGGTTGCCGAAAGCGCCCGGTACATGGGGTTCTCTGGCTTCACTGCTGCCTGCTTGGCTCATCATCGAACAGTTTGGGGTTTTGACCCTGCTGACGGGTTCGCTGCTGCTGCTGCTGATCGGATGCTGGAACTGTTATGTTGTGCTGCCAACGCTCAAGGATAAAGATCCCGGCTGGATCGTAATTGATGAGTGGGCAGGGCAGTGGTTGGCGCTGGCGCTGATTCTACTGCTGCTCAATATTTCGCTGCTGTCTGCGATATGCCTCGCATTTATCGCGTTTAGGGGTTTTGATATTTTAAAGCCGTGGCCGATCTCCCGAATTGAAACCATGGGACCACCGTGGTGGTCGATTATGGCCGATGATATTGCTGCCGGTCTGATCGGAGCTGCCGTGGTGATCGCTGGTTGCCTGATGCTGGGATTGTTATGA
- a CDS encoding bifunctional 2-polyprenyl-6-hydroxyphenol methylase/3-demethylubiquinol 3-O-methyltransferase UbiG, protein MAQITSGIRSILSHPAIYNFTQNFLGVRKARRLLVRDFFPKDKGLRILDIGCGTAEILEFLPEDIHYVGFDASPEYIEQARSRFGHRGKFFADLVNSAHLDHLGKFDVVLAFGVLHHLDDPEASTLFDIAAQALDQDGQVITVDPCFAPGQSSIAHWLIAHDRGQDVRDEKGYTELASAHFGDISSTLRHDLLRVPYTYQIMVSAKHV, encoded by the coding sequence ATGGCACAGATAACCAGCGGCATCCGCAGCATTCTATCGCATCCGGCCATCTACAATTTTACACAGAATTTCTTAGGTGTCAGAAAAGCCAGACGACTACTGGTTCGTGACTTTTTTCCAAAAGACAAAGGTTTAAGAATCCTCGATATCGGTTGCGGCACCGCTGAAATTCTTGAATTTTTGCCTGAAGACATTCACTACGTCGGCTTTGATGCCTCACCTGAATACATTGAGCAGGCCAGATCCCGTTTTGGCCACAGGGGTAAATTCTTTGCTGACCTGGTGAACAGCGCACATCTGGATCACCTGGGTAAATTTGATGTCGTGCTCGCCTTTGGCGTTTTGCATCATCTTGATGACCCTGAAGCTTCTACCCTGTTTGATATTGCAGCCCAGGCTCTGGATCAGGATGGCCAAGTCATTACGGTCGACCCCTGCTTTGCACCCGGTCAGTCATCGATCGCCCATTGGCTAATTGCCCATGACCGTGGTCAGGATGTTCGCGATGAAAAGGGATACACTGAACTGGCTTCTGCCCACTTCGGTGATATCTCATCGACACTGCGACATGACCTGCTGCGCGTCCCTTATACCTATCAGATCATGGTTTCGGCTAAACATGTATAA
- a CDS encoding multiheme c-type cytochrome, translating into MKQILMALGLMVCGLMLTAAALDPGLPSNYWDNPKATAGKAPHAWSKLEKDMRPEACAQCHSEQFDDWKSSLHAAAYSPGTVGQFPDMGHGAANACLNCHAPLAEQKFSDDESMHRSVALLLKQKQGFDSDANLDGKKVPLTHAGVSCASCHVRGWQRFGPPPKATGAVGVQQGSAHGGFTATRDFESSQFCASCHQFPDSMAINGKPLENTVTEWKESAFSKQGVTCQQCHMPDRKHQFRGIHDPEMVRKGLTFDLKQQGEVAIFSITSTWIGHAFPTYVTPLVIVSAEAKGSSGELLKSWQWEIVREVEYDNGWQEKRDTRLASGETRKFMTNDLPASSESVRFSVTVIPDNFYKGLYESLLSGDQQPAAKVHIKRARAHADKNDYLLFEQSISIGKR; encoded by the coding sequence ATGAAACAGATTTTGATGGCATTGGGGTTGATGGTTTGCGGTCTGATGCTGACGGCTGCTGCACTCGATCCCGGCTTGCCATCGAACTACTGGGACAACCCCAAAGCCACAGCTGGTAAAGCGCCACATGCATGGTCGAAGCTTGAGAAAGATATGCGGCCGGAAGCTTGTGCGCAGTGTCATAGTGAACAGTTTGATGACTGGAAGAGCAGTCTGCATGCCGCAGCCTACTCGCCAGGCACAGTTGGCCAGTTTCCCGATATGGGGCATGGCGCTGCCAATGCATGCCTGAATTGCCATGCGCCGCTTGCTGAACAGAAATTCAGCGATGATGAATCAATGCATAGATCGGTAGCGCTGTTGCTCAAACAGAAGCAGGGTTTTGATAGCGATGCGAACCTTGATGGTAAAAAAGTCCCGCTCACCCATGCAGGCGTAAGCTGTGCGAGCTGTCATGTGCGTGGCTGGCAACGTTTCGGGCCTCCACCTAAAGCGACTGGCGCAGTTGGCGTTCAACAGGGTTCTGCGCACGGTGGTTTTACCGCTACGCGTGATTTTGAATCATCACAGTTCTGCGCCTCCTGCCATCAGTTTCCAGATTCAATGGCGATTAATGGTAAACCGCTTGAGAATACCGTAACCGAGTGGAAAGAGAGTGCTTTCTCTAAGCAGGGCGTGACCTGCCAACAGTGCCATATGCCGGACAGAAAGCATCAGTTTCGAGGCATTCACGATCCGGAGATGGTCAGAAAGGGGCTTACCTTTGATCTCAAACAGCAGGGGGAGGTTGCGATCTTCTCCATCACATCAACATGGATTGGCCACGCGTTTCCCACCTATGTAACACCTCTGGTGATTGTCTCTGCAGAGGCGAAAGGCAGCAGTGGTGAATTGCTGAAGTCTTGGCAGTGGGAGATCGTGCGTGAAGTTGAGTATGACAACGGCTGGCAGGAGAAACGGGATACGCGCCTGGCATCTGGCGAAACCCGTAAGTTTATGACTAATGACCTGCCTGCCAGCTCGGAAAGTGTTCGCTTCTCTGTGACTGTTATTCCGGACAATTTTTATAAGGGGCTATATGAGAGCCTGCTATCCGGTGATCAGCAACCGGCAGCAAAAGTCCATATCAAACGTGCCAGAGCGCATGCGGATAAAAACGACTATCTGCTATTTGAACAGTCGATATCCATTGGGAAGAGATGA
- a CDS encoding transcription antitermination factor NusB yields the protein MSVRQAAIEILNKVFTNKVKAGEALESLGSSFTDRDRRLLHEMVYGVLRRFYSLEADFSRFCKIKPDPVAHTALLIATYQIRHMRVPSHAAVSETVTAVYKMSPKAVGFVNAVLRKVAERAPPKKLRPHQRDELPKWVYAAWRDAFGADVVHQFSQTLKSPPKLALALFIDRDSWIEQARAMGFEATAGELSPCAVLLDSGTDVTSLPGYEEGHFTVMDQAAQAAVMALEPSKGDGLILDVCAAPGGKTALLSHRFPDATILAVELNARRIPRLAENLNRLQCENVTIVQSDGLNLPLPDGSVDAIVLDAPCSASGILRRHPDAKFLHDDQEVTKLAALQKTMLSESLRVLRADGAMVYAVCSIHPQENEQVIESVVGVKDQRRLFPSEEHDGFFFARIGGGQS from the coding sequence ATGTCTGTACGCCAAGCTGCTATTGAAATCCTGAATAAAGTTTTTACCAACAAGGTAAAGGCGGGTGAGGCGCTTGAATCACTTGGCTCCTCTTTCACTGATCGTGACCGACGCCTGCTGCATGAGATGGTCTATGGCGTGTTGCGTCGTTTCTATTCGCTGGAGGCAGATTTCTCTCGTTTCTGCAAAATAAAACCCGATCCGGTTGCCCATACCGCACTGCTGATCGCCACCTATCAGATACGGCATATGCGTGTTCCAAGCCACGCCGCAGTCTCTGAAACGGTAACGGCAGTCTATAAGATGAGCCCGAAAGCCGTAGGTTTTGTCAATGCGGTTCTGCGCAAGGTGGCAGAGCGTGCGCCACCGAAAAAACTGAGACCGCATCAGCGCGATGAGCTGCCGAAATGGGTCTATGCCGCATGGCGCGACGCATTTGGTGCAGATGTTGTACACCAGTTCAGTCAGACGCTGAAGAGCCCTCCCAAGCTTGCACTGGCTCTGTTTATTGATCGCGACAGCTGGATTGAACAAGCCAGAGCCATGGGTTTTGAAGCTACAGCAGGGGAGTTGTCACCCTGCGCCGTACTGCTCGATTCAGGCACTGATGTCACGTCTCTGCCCGGTTATGAGGAAGGTCACTTCACTGTGATGGATCAGGCAGCACAGGCAGCTGTGATGGCGCTTGAGCCGTCAAAAGGCGATGGCCTGATTCTCGATGTTTGTGCTGCACCCGGTGGCAAGACAGCGCTCTTATCCCACCGTTTTCCCGATGCTACTATTCTTGCGGTGGAGCTCAATGCACGGCGCATTCCTCGTCTGGCTGAAAATCTGAATCGACTGCAGTGTGAGAATGTCACCATTGTGCAATCTGATGGTCTTAATCTGCCGCTGCCTGATGGCAGTGTGGATGCCATTGTGCTTGATGCCCCGTGTTCTGCTTCGGGTATTCTGCGCCGTCACCCCGATGCCAAATTTCTGCATGATGATCAGGAAGTCACAAAACTGGCTGCCCTGCAGAAGACGATGTTGAGTGAATCCTTAAGGGTACTCAGAGCCGATGGGGCGATGGTCTATGCTGTCTGCTCTATTCACCCGCAAGAGAATGAGCAGGTGATTGAATCGGTTGTCGGAGTGAAGGATCAAAGGCGACTGTTTCCCTCTGAAGAGCATGATGGCTTCTTTTTTGCCCGTATCGGTGGTGGTCAATCGTAA
- a CDS encoding glycosyltransferase family 39 protein, with the protein MYNLNYLKYTLLAAAIVMFLPLPVMQYVAEESYYALGSYEIFVDEHWWHQSVFGFAWPKTPLFNWLIIAVAQVISWQHLEIATRIVSVSATLGSATVVFFMTRRLFPEQMHAPWLGALIYLTMGEISFWYGWLGYADATFGFFIFAAISALWVAVEDESVKWVLISLLLISLAFLTKNISCYVMYISAGLILLWRYQRWHLLIKPLYIIPALASFTLPWIYQNLILDGGGNTSVAVGDALRNFLGYSLMSYVSHWLSYPLLFLGRAFPLTLLLIWFYLKEKQRYHIDRDAKTLIYILLLCLLPFWLSATGTARYLVPFYGLLALVLTGLTLQLNSKRTALIFKVMIFIIIIKIPFSFAALPYIKDWRPERDIRAVVEDIMQIADGKPIRTQNDVSTGLSIGCYINVRTPHDEYMRWYDSKERGVYIISEVEDPKLGELKKYWRLQGNHTYLYWQP; encoded by the coding sequence ATGTATAATCTAAACTATCTCAAATATACCCTGCTGGCTGCAGCCATTGTCATGTTTCTGCCCCTACCGGTCATGCAATATGTGGCGGAAGAGAGCTATTACGCACTCGGTTCTTACGAGATATTTGTCGATGAGCACTGGTGGCACCAATCTGTTTTTGGCTTTGCTTGGCCCAAGACACCTCTGTTTAACTGGCTAATTATCGCAGTTGCTCAAGTGATTAGCTGGCAACATCTGGAGATTGCCACCCGAATTGTCTCGGTATCAGCCACACTCGGATCTGCTACTGTGGTATTTTTCATGACTCGCCGCCTCTTTCCTGAACAGATGCATGCCCCATGGCTGGGAGCACTGATCTACCTGACCATGGGTGAGATCTCATTCTGGTATGGCTGGCTCGGTTATGCCGATGCCACCTTCGGCTTCTTTATCTTTGCCGCCATATCCGCTCTCTGGGTTGCCGTTGAAGATGAAAGTGTGAAGTGGGTGCTGATCTCGCTACTGCTTATCTCGCTCGCCTTTCTGACTAAAAATATCAGCTGTTATGTCATGTATATCTCAGCAGGACTAATTCTTCTCTGGCGCTATCAACGCTGGCATTTACTGATAAAACCACTGTATATCATTCCGGCTCTGGCTAGTTTCACGCTGCCATGGATATATCAGAACCTGATCCTTGATGGCGGCGGTAATACCAGCGTTGCTGTTGGTGATGCGCTGCGCAATTTCCTGGGTTACAGTCTGATGAGTTATGTCAGCCACTGGCTTAGCTATCCACTGCTCTTTCTTGGTCGCGCCTTTCCTCTCACCCTGCTACTTATCTGGTTCTATCTGAAAGAGAAACAGCGCTACCATATTGACCGTGATGCCAAGACCCTGATCTATATCCTGCTGTTGTGCTTGCTACCCTTCTGGCTCTCTGCCACCGGCACGGCACGTTATCTTGTTCCATTCTATGGACTGCTGGCGCTGGTGCTTACTGGTCTGACACTGCAGCTAAACAGCAAGCGCACTGCGCTTATCTTTAAGGTGATGATTTTCATCATCATTATCAAAATTCCATTCAGCTTTGCTGCCCTTCCCTACATCAAGGATTGGCGACCCGAACGTGACATTCGCGCAGTTGTTGAAGATATTATGCAGATTGCCGATGGCAAACCCATTCGCACTCAGAATGATGTCTCCACAGGTTTGAGTATTGGCTGTTATATAAATGTGCGTACGCCGCATGATGAGTATATGCGCTGGTATGATAGTAAGGAGCGCGGCGTCTACATTATTAGTGAGGTAGAGGATCCGAAGCTCGGTGAATTGAAAAAGTATTGGCGGCTTCAGGGCAACCATACCTACCTCTACTGGCAACCTTAA
- a CDS encoding response regulator → MFHIIDDEVTLSTLMVELLESAGYQAVDFSDPLEYLKFVDSSHYFPPLAIITDVRMPKMGGYELIDSVRERYPQQRVIVVSGDDRGDEARNREVCHFLTKPVSPDTLFELAGTISRCEEAHASGADVKCQKLKRAFSSDAQHCAQDCFAINCE, encoded by the coding sequence ATGTTTCACATTATAGATGATGAAGTGACTCTCTCTACGTTAATGGTGGAGCTGTTGGAGTCGGCAGGCTATCAGGCAGTAGATTTTTCAGATCCACTTGAATATCTCAAGTTTGTAGATAGCAGCCATTATTTTCCGCCTCTAGCTATTATTACAGATGTCCGAATGCCTAAGATGGGTGGTTATGAGTTAATCGACAGCGTGCGGGAGAGGTATCCTCAACAGAGAGTTATCGTTGTTTCCGGTGATGATAGAGGGGATGAGGCTCGCAATAGAGAGGTTTGTCATTTTTTAACGAAACCTGTTTCCCCTGATACTCTTTTCGAATTAGCAGGTACGATATCCAGATGCGAAGAGGCACATGCCTCAGGTGCGGATGTTAAATGTCAAAAATTGAAACGGGCCTTCTCTTCGGATGCTCAACACTGCGCGCAGGACTGTTTTGCAATTAATTGTGAATAA
- the rfaE1 gene encoding D-glycero-beta-D-manno-heptose-7-phosphate kinase gives MILVIGDIIVDEFIWGDVTRISPEAPVPVVSVNEIDRRLGGSANVVRNLHALETRSAMFGLVGNDEAGQWVHTRLSELDSDNSGVITKANDRPTAIKTRIIARHQQVVRYDREWTQAALPETQARILTHVEDMLPSATATILSDYGKGVLTPDFIRQLIEKLQGGIIGVDPKPEHTDAYRGATFITPNLTEAAAMAGMEAINSDAHAEAIAEKLHDDLDLEYVLLTRSERGMTLYDGKQSHHIPTAARDVFDVTGAGDTVIAVFTACLARGDNALTAAQIANRAAGVVVGKVGTATADWSEIEAH, from the coding sequence ATGATTCTGGTTATTGGCGATATCATTGTAGATGAATTTATCTGGGGCGATGTCACACGTATTTCGCCTGAAGCCCCTGTTCCGGTGGTATCGGTCAATGAGATTGATCGAAGACTTGGCGGTTCAGCCAATGTGGTGCGTAATCTGCATGCACTGGAAACCCGGTCTGCCATGTTCGGACTGGTTGGTAATGATGAAGCGGGCCAATGGGTACACACCAGACTCTCCGAACTCGATTCAGATAATAGTGGTGTCATCACCAAAGCCAATGACCGCCCTACTGCCATCAAAACCCGCATTATCGCCCGCCACCAGCAGGTGGTGCGTTATGACCGCGAATGGACGCAGGCAGCACTGCCAGAGACTCAGGCACGCATCCTCACCCATGTTGAAGACATGCTGCCAAGTGCCACTGCCACCATTCTCTCTGATTACGGTAAAGGGGTACTTACCCCCGACTTCATTCGTCAGCTTATTGAAAAACTTCAGGGCGGCATTATCGGCGTTGATCCCAAACCGGAACACACCGACGCCTATCGCGGTGCCACCTTCATTACCCCTAACCTCACTGAAGCTGCAGCCATGGCAGGTATGGAGGCGATCAACAGTGATGCTCATGCCGAAGCGATTGCCGAAAAACTGCATGACGATCTCGATCTTGAATATGTGCTGCTTACCCGCTCTGAGCGCGGCATGACACTCTATGACGGCAAACAGAGCCACCATATTCCCACTGCTGCCCGTGATGTGTTTGATGTAACCGGAGCAGGTGACACAGTGATTGCTGTATTCACAGCCTGTCTGGCCAGAGGGGACAATGCACTGACTGCGGCCCAGATTGCCAACCGTGCTGCTGGCGTGGTAGTCGGTAAAGTCGGCACGGCAACCGCTGACTGGTCAGAAATCGAGGCGCACTAA
- the kdsB gene encoding 3-deoxy-manno-octulosonate cytidylyltransferase, which translates to MKIAIGIPARMGSTRFPGKPLALLAGKPMIVHVIEKAVAAELGPVFVATDDDRIAAIAKKCGVIACMTDADHPNGSNRLAQAVRDIACDVVVNVQGDEPLIDPVAIRAVVEPFKDDAYLPMATLAHPVREDADLHDANVVKVVCNAKGRAQYFSRAAIPFPRSGSSNALQHVGLYAYRKEFLLIYPSLAACEAEETEQLEQLRVLHHGYDIAVTVGDFHCIGVDTPADLARAEKILTVK; encoded by the coding sequence ATGAAAATCGCCATTGGTATTCCTGCCCGTATGGGCTCCACCCGTTTTCCCGGCAAACCACTGGCGCTGCTGGCCGGCAAACCGATGATTGTTCATGTCATCGAAAAAGCTGTGGCTGCAGAGCTTGGGCCTGTGTTTGTTGCCACCGATGATGATCGCATTGCAGCGATTGCTAAAAAATGTGGTGTGATCGCCTGCATGACCGATGCTGATCATCCCAATGGCAGTAACCGCCTTGCTCAGGCAGTGCGTGATATTGCCTGTGATGTGGTGGTCAATGTGCAGGGTGATGAACCGCTGATTGATCCGGTGGCTATCCGCGCTGTGGTGGAACCGTTCAAAGATGATGCCTACCTGCCGATGGCAACACTGGCGCATCCGGTCAGAGAGGATGCTGATCTGCATGATGCCAATGTGGTCAAGGTGGTCTGCAATGCCAAGGGGCGCGCCCAATATTTCAGTCGCGCAGCGATCCCCTTCCCCCGCTCAGGCAGCTCCAATGCCCTGCAACATGTCGGCCTTTACGCCTATCGCAAAGAGTTTCTGCTGATCTACCCCTCACTGGCAGCGTGTGAAGCAGAAGAGACCGAGCAGCTGGAGCAGCTGCGCGTATTGCATCACGGCTACGATATCGCCGTTACTGTTGGTGATTTCCACTGTATCGGCGTTGATACCCCTGCTGATCTGGCCCGTGCCGAGAAGATTCTGACCGTAAAATAG
- a CDS encoding SUMF1/EgtB/PvdO family nonheme iron enzyme, with product MIRVIAIFGVFMLGLSTASASETEMVDPLTGMAFVRVSAGCFTISVDAKADKSSSAKTAHSKPSLIMHNGPGTEFVHENSAIDEGDLLAADDLQTEVITNQTAQVCHNKAFWMGKFEVTQGQYEKVMGSNPSAFKRGDDYPVERVSWLDARQFVRLLNEKSGNQFRLPSESEWQYAASSGGQDVKYGAAGKAADVAWYMKNSSSTHAVGGKKPNALGLYDMSGNVWEWTADCWSEHRNNTPADGSAMSSGKCTARVLKGGSWYDAEDYIRISARLWNDTDRSDNNSGFRLVLD from the coding sequence ATGATCAGAGTTATTGCCATATTTGGGGTCTTCATGCTGGGCCTCTCCACAGCCTCTGCGAGCGAAACGGAGATGGTTGATCCGCTAACGGGCATGGCGTTTGTACGGGTGTCTGCCGGTTGTTTCACGATCTCGGTTGATGCCAAAGCAGATAAGAGCAGTTCAGCTAAAACGGCGCATTCTAAACCATCGCTCATTATGCATAACGGCCCTGGTACAGAGTTTGTGCATGAAAATTCAGCCATTGATGAGGGCGATCTGCTGGCTGCTGATGATCTGCAGACAGAGGTGATTACCAATCAAACCGCTCAGGTCTGTCATAACAAGGCTTTCTGGATGGGCAAGTTTGAAGTGACACAGGGTCAGTATGAGAAGGTGATGGGTAGTAATCCCTCGGCGTTCAAGAGAGGGGATGATTACCCGGTTGAGCGAGTGAGCTGGCTCGATGCCCGTCAGTTTGTGCGTCTGCTCAATGAGAAGAGTGGTAATCAGTTCAGGCTGCCCAGTGAGTCGGAGTGGCAATATGCCGCCAGTAGCGGTGGTCAGGATGTGAAATACGGCGCTGCCGGAAAAGCTGCCGATGTGGCCTGGTATATGAAAAACAGTAGCAGCACACATGCGGTGGGTGGCAAAAAACCCAATGCACTCGGTCTCTATGATATGAGTGGTAATGTCTGGGAGTGGACCGCTGATTGCTGGAGTGAGCATCGCAACAACACACCGGCTGATGGCTCTGCTATGAGCAGTGGCAAATGTACGGCCAGAGTGCTCAAAGGTGGCTCATGGTACGATGCCGAGGACTATATCCGGATTTCCGCACGTCTCTGGAACGATACCGACAGATCAGACAATAATAGCGGCTTCCGTCTGGTTCTCGACTAG
- a CDS encoding CinA family protein encodes MTIHAQWIISESALHNLSCAGVTTGWLKAWVRSAGAESVSIYPLESSGWQSEAAQWRIFFADEMELVHSAQLLGLKLDAEHEESHEAYDTSPLLLENPQRICWSYRQGNRSILFISPGDIAYQRAAYLKHINGNKPLLQLAVFADEGGEFALEPGLTGSLLIPQQPLPEFAINTEGRLIEEQVVDLLRQHKLRLRTAESCTSGAIAARIGRLPGASDVLDRSWVTYSNEAKIEELGVTPELIEEFGAVSAEVVSAMAEGGSADSFACIGVSGIAGPAGGSDDKPVGSVWIAVALPGEKAVSQLLNLCGSRSEIQWRTVNAALTLLLAEVEKSHR; translated from the coding sequence ATGACGATACATGCGCAATGGATTATCAGTGAAAGTGCACTGCACAATCTCAGTTGTGCAGGTGTAACAACCGGTTGGTTAAAAGCATGGGTTCGCTCTGCTGGTGCTGAATCGGTCTCGATCTATCCTCTGGAATCTTCCGGCTGGCAAAGTGAGGCGGCACAGTGGCGTATCTTTTTTGCTGATGAGATGGAGCTGGTTCACTCGGCTCAACTGCTCGGTTTAAAGCTCGATGCCGAACATGAAGAGAGCCATGAAGCGTATGACACATCTCCGCTGCTGCTGGAGAATCCACAACGCATCTGTTGGAGTTATCGGCAGGGGAATAGATCCATTCTCTTTATATCGCCCGGAGATATAGCGTATCAGCGAGCCGCTTACCTGAAACATATCAATGGCAATAAACCGCTGCTTCAGCTTGCTGTCTTTGCCGATGAGGGCGGTGAGTTTGCATTGGAGCCGGGGCTGACTGGGAGCTTACTTATCCCGCAACAGCCTCTGCCTGAGTTTGCCATCAATACCGAAGGGCGATTGATCGAAGAGCAGGTGGTTGATCTTCTGCGCCAGCATAAACTTCGTCTGCGCACAGCCGAATCGTGTACATCCGGCGCCATTGCAGCGCGCATCGGTCGACTGCCCGGCGCATCGGATGTACTGGATCGTTCGTGGGTGACCTACAGCAATGAGGCGAAAATAGAGGAGCTTGGCGTAACACCTGAACTTATCGAAGAATTTGGTGCTGTAAGCGCTGAGGTTGTCTCTGCGATGGCAGAAGGTGGCAGTGCCGATAGTTTTGCCTGCATCGGGGTTAGCGGCATTGCAGGGCCTGCTGGCGGCTCTGATGATAAACCGGTCGGCTCAGTTTGGATTGCTGTCGCACTGCCCGGTGAAAAGGCAGTGAGTCAGCTGTTAAACCTTTGTGGTAGCCGCTCCGAGATTCAGTGGCGCACAGTTAACGCAGCGCTGACTCTTCTGCTCGCTGAGGTGGAAAAATCTCACCGGTAA
- the thiL gene encoding thiamine-phosphate kinase, giving the protein MSDNEFSLIDSHFKGKGGEAHPFTSFSIGDDASIHRPSSGMELVISTDTSVEGVHWPDDYSRVKAADRAVCSALSDLAAMGATPVAVWVNVMARDKRSVKKMAKGVTRALKRYNVELVGGDTCSSKVNALAVTVAGELAEGSAMRRDAANPADNLWLAGRVGFHALGLQQWLNGQCDGEYVHCMDEIRPLLSAGMQLRQMGVACCIDVSDGLLQDAGHLAAASGVGINIEVTQVPQWQQMCEAVGAERFMDSVLHGGEDYALLFTAPADMTFDNELAVNIGSCREGEGVHLYRDGERCSVKKRGFLHFG; this is encoded by the coding sequence ATGAGTGACAACGAATTCTCGCTGATCGACAGCCATTTTAAGGGCAAAGGGGGGGAGGCACATCCATTCACCTCTTTTTCTATTGGTGATGATGCATCTATTCATCGTCCGAGTAGCGGCATGGAGCTGGTGATTAGCACCGACACCTCAGTGGAAGGTGTGCACTGGCCGGATGACTACTCGCGTGTGAAAGCTGCGGATCGCGCTGTCTGCTCGGCCCTTTCTGATCTGGCCGCGATGGGGGCGACTCCTGTTGCTGTCTGGGTTAATGTGATGGCTCGGGATAAGAGATCGGTGAAGAAGATGGCCAAAGGTGTAACCCGTGCCCTGAAGCGCTACAACGTCGAGCTGGTGGGTGGTGATACCTGCAGCTCAAAGGTGAACGCATTGGCAGTCACAGTTGCCGGTGAGCTTGCCGAGGGCTCTGCCATGCGGCGCGATGCTGCAAATCCTGCAGATAACCTCTGGCTGGCTGGAAGGGTTGGTTTTCATGCGCTGGGCCTGCAACAGTGGCTAAATGGCCAGTGCGATGGCGAATATGTCCACTGCATGGATGAGATCAGACCGCTGCTCTCAGCAGGTATGCAGTTACGTCAGATGGGCGTGGCCTGCTGCATCGATGTCAGTGATGGCCTGCTGCAGGATGCCGGGCATCTGGCGGCTGCTTCCGGAGTTGGTATCAATATCGAGGTAACGCAGGTGCCGCAGTGGCAGCAGATGTGTGAGGCTGTTGGAGCGGAACGATTCATGGATTCGGTACTGCATGGTGGTGAGGATTATGCACTGCTCTTTACCGCACCTGCCGATATGACCTTTGATAATGAACTGGCTGTAAACATCGGCAGTTGTCGCGAAGGTGAGGGCGTACACCTTTACCGGGATGGTGAACGCTGCAGTGTGAAAAAGAGAGGGTTTCTGCATTTTGGCTGA